Proteins encoded together in one Thermophilibacter immobilis window:
- a CDS encoding PLP-dependent transferase: MTHHGVPESVREEMGITDGLIRLSVGLEDVKDIIADFDQAFSALTKK; the protein is encoded by the coding sequence ATGACTCATCATGGTGTACCCGAATCCGTGCGCGAAGAGATGGGAATCACTGACGGACTCATTCGACTCTCGGTGGGTCTCGAGGACGTTAAGGACATCATCGCTGATTTTGATCAGGCATTTTCTGCTTTGACTAAAAAGTAG
- a CDS encoding ATP-binding cassette domain-containing protein, producing MSYVSIDHVSFSYPGSEKLVLRDVCMEVDQGDFVCLLGQSGCGKSTLLRLLAGLEDPTIGSLSVGGESICGTSCRELGRPGEPYRGSRWYDSSWCTRIRARRDGNH from the coding sequence ATGAGTTATGTAAGCATAGACCACGTTTCATTTTCTTACCCAGGCTCGGAAAAGCTGGTTCTTCGTGATGTGTGCATGGAGGTTGACCAAGGAGACTTCGTCTGTCTTCTGGGGCAGTCGGGTTGTGGCAAGAGCACGCTTCTACGTCTGCTTGCGGGACTTGAGGACCCGACCATTGGATCGCTTTCCGTCGGGGGAGAGTCCATATGCGGGACCAGCTGCCGTGAGCTTGGGAGACCCGGCGAGCCTTATCGAGGTTCCCGCTGGTATGACTCATCATGGTGTACCCGAATCCGTGCGCGAAGAGATGGGAATCACTGA
- a CDS encoding DUF3343 domain-containing protein: MRNVATFYSHFGALRFRRFCRDRGVACELAPVPRSLSSSCGTCAFFEASPLDEGEDWPEGIELVARTVGEGAAVTYEEIYRKGGS; this comes from the coding sequence ATGCGCAACGTTGCCACCTTCTATTCGCACTTTGGGGCGCTGCGGTTTCGCCGCTTCTGTCGGGATCGGGGTGTGGCGTGCGAGCTTGCCCCGGTTCCCCGTTCGCTCTCGAGCAGCTGCGGCACCTGCGCCTTCTTCGAGGCCTCACCGCTCGATGAAGGCGAGGACTGGCCCGAGGGGATAGAGCTCGTGGCCCGTACGGTTGGCGAAGGAGCGGCAGTGACGTACGAAGAGATCTACCGGAAGGGTGGCAGCTAA
- a CDS encoding sulfurtransferase TusA family protein: protein METLDARGLSCPEPVVMMSRALEKKPDFCRMVVDAPAPRENVTRYAEHQGYQVSMSESDGEWTLDVTKA, encoded by the coding sequence ATGGAAACGCTTGATGCGCGCGGGCTCTCGTGTCCCGAGCCGGTCGTGATGATGAGCCGTGCTTTGGAGAAGAAGCCCGATTTCTGCCGCATGGTGGTCGACGCGCCCGCCCCGCGTGAGAACGTCACCCGCTATGCGGAGCACCAGGGCTATCAGGTGAGCATGAGCGAGTCCGACGGCGAGTGGACCCTCGACGTCACGAAGGCCTAG
- the yedE gene encoding YedE family putative selenium transporter, protein MNLTKERATIIGGGLVIGVIAVMLVFFGNPANMGFCVACFIRDTVGGLGLHRAAAVQYIRPEIFGLVLGSFLLAVGKGEFTARGGSAPITRFVLGFCVMVGCLMFLGCPFRMILRLAGGDLNALVGLVGFTAGIAAGTFFLNKGYSLGRTYRASKLEGVIWPIIQVILLVLVIAGPAFIFFTEAGAGPGAKHAAIAISLIAGLIVGAIAQRTRLCMVGGIRDMILFRENKLLMGFIAIFVAALVGNLVLTAATGTSYFNLGFEGQPIAHADGLWNFLGMFLVGFACVLLGGCPLRQLVLSGEGNGDSAIAILGLAVGAAFCHNFGLASSADGTTMAGQIAVVLGLVVVIGIACANTFGKEK, encoded by the coding sequence ATGAACCTCACGAAGGAACGGGCTACGATCATTGGGGGAGGGCTTGTCATCGGCGTCATAGCCGTCATGCTGGTCTTCTTTGGCAACCCCGCCAACATGGGCTTTTGCGTCGCGTGCTTCATCAGGGACACCGTGGGCGGCCTGGGGCTTCATAGGGCCGCAGCCGTACAGTACATCAGACCCGAGATCTTTGGGCTGGTACTTGGGAGCTTTCTTCTCGCCGTGGGCAAGGGCGAGTTCACCGCGCGTGGTGGCTCGGCCCCCATTACTCGTTTCGTGCTCGGCTTCTGCGTCATGGTGGGCTGCCTCATGTTCCTGGGCTGTCCGTTTCGCATGATTCTGCGCCTTGCCGGCGGTGATCTCAACGCCTTGGTGGGCCTCGTGGGCTTCACGGCGGGAATCGCTGCGGGCACCTTCTTCCTCAACAAGGGATACTCGCTTGGTCGCACGTATCGCGCGAGCAAGCTCGAGGGCGTTATCTGGCCCATCATCCAGGTGATTCTGCTCGTGCTCGTCATAGCGGGTCCCGCGTTCATCTTCTTCACCGAGGCCGGTGCCGGTCCCGGCGCCAAGCACGCTGCGATTGCCATTAGCCTTATCGCGGGCCTTATCGTAGGTGCCATCGCCCAGCGCACGCGCCTATGCATGGTGGGGGGCATCCGCGACATGATCCTGTTCCGTGAGAACAAGCTCCTCATGGGCTTCATCGCCATCTTCGTCGCGGCTCTTGTGGGCAACCTCGTGCTCACCGCTGCCACCGGCACCTCGTACTTCAACCTTGGCTTTGAGGGCCAGCCCATCGCTCACGCCGACGGCCTGTGGAACTTTCTGGGCATGTTCCTCGTGGGCTTTGCCTGCGTGCTTCTGGGTGGCTGCCCGCTGCGCCAGCTTGTGCTCTCCGGTGAGGGCAACGGCGACTCGGCCATCGCGATCCTGGGCCTCGCCGTGGGCGCGGCCTTCTGCCATAACTTCGGTCTTGCCTCGAGTGCCGACGGCACCACGATGGCGGGACAGATTGCCGTGGTTCTCGGACTTGTGGTGGTCATTGGCATCGCGTGTGCCAACACCTTCGGAAAGGAGAAGTAG
- a CDS encoding aminotransferase class V-fold PLP-dependent enzyme, whose translation MGIYADNACTTFPKPPCVVEAMTRFMTEGGYNVNRGSYGGAFDAEDGVLECRELLCELLGGPDPSDVVFTRCITESLNLVLKGLLTPGDHVVVSSMEHNAVMRPLTQLAQRGVTFTRIACAADGSLDPVDVVQALTPATRIVVMTHASNVCGTMLPLAEVGALCQERHIAFMVDSAQTAGFVPTRMDELHADALCFTGHKGLLGPQGIGGVVLSPELAATLEPLVVGGTGSVSDSEETPCFMPDRFEAGTLNLPGIMGLRASLLWLREQGINAIRAHELALTQRFLDGLFPLEEDGLVRIVGRRDTTNRTGVVSVCTPLLDEAEVARRLDVDFGIQTRVGLHCAPSAHKTLGTFPVGTIRFSFGFAGTEADVDAVLTALRKICSQLNHPID comes from the coding sequence GTGGGCATCTACGCAGACAACGCATGTACGACGTTCCCCAAGCCTCCCTGTGTTGTCGAGGCCATGACGCGCTTTATGACTGAGGGCGGCTACAACGTTAACCGCGGGAGCTACGGTGGTGCCTTCGACGCGGAGGACGGCGTGCTCGAGTGTCGCGAGCTGCTCTGCGAGCTTCTCGGCGGTCCCGACCCAAGCGACGTTGTGTTCACGCGCTGCATTACCGAGTCCCTCAACCTCGTGCTCAAGGGGCTTCTCACGCCGGGAGACCACGTCGTGGTCTCCTCGATGGAACACAATGCCGTCATGCGCCCGCTCACGCAACTAGCGCAGAGGGGCGTCACTTTTACGCGCATCGCCTGCGCGGCCGATGGCAGTCTGGACCCTGTTGACGTAGTCCAAGCTCTCACGCCCGCCACGCGCATAGTCGTAATGACCCACGCAAGCAACGTCTGCGGAACCATGCTCCCGCTCGCCGAGGTGGGGGCCCTGTGCCAGGAGCGCCACATTGCCTTTATGGTGGACTCCGCTCAGACGGCGGGCTTCGTGCCCACGCGCATGGACGAGCTTCATGCTGACGCCCTTTGCTTCACGGGTCATAAGGGACTCTTGGGTCCTCAGGGGATAGGCGGTGTCGTGCTCTCTCCCGAGCTCGCCGCCACGCTCGAGCCCCTCGTGGTGGGAGGCACCGGATCGGTGAGCGACTCTGAGGAGACCCCTTGCTTCATGCCTGACCGCTTCGAGGCGGGCACCCTCAACCTGCCTGGGATCATGGGCCTGCGCGCGAGTCTCCTGTGGCTGCGCGAGCAGGGGATAAACGCCATCCGCGCTCACGAGCTCGCGCTGACGCAGCGTTTCCTCGACGGGCTCTTCCCGCTCGAGGAAGACGGGCTCGTACGCATCGTGGGAAGGCGCGACACAACCAATCGCACGGGCGTCGTCTCCGTGTGCACGCCTCTTCTCGACGAGGCCGAGGTCGCCCGCCGCCTTGACGTCGACTTTGGCATCCAGACGCGCGTGGGCCTGCATTGCGCCCCGAGTGCCCACAAAACGTTGGGCACCTTCCCCGTGGGGACTATTCGCTTCTCGTTCGGCTTCGCAGGTACCGAGGCTGATGTCGACGCGGTTCTGACCGCGCTTCGAAAAATCTGCTCCCAACTAAACCATCCAATCGATTAG
- a CDS encoding Rid family detoxifying hydrolase: MANEAIVTNNAPAAIGPYSAAIKSGNVINVSGQLPIDPATGEFAGDDITSQTRQSLTNVKSVLAAAGATMANVAQATVLLDSIADFGAMNEVYGEFFSAPYPARAAFEVAALPKGAKVEIEVVAYL, from the coding sequence ATGGCAAACGAGGCAATCGTCACCAACAACGCTCCTGCGGCCATCGGCCCCTACTCGGCGGCCATCAAGTCCGGCAACGTCATCAACGTGTCCGGCCAGCTGCCCATCGACCCCGCGACCGGCGAGTTCGCCGGCGACGACATCACGTCGCAGACGCGTCAGAGCCTCACGAACGTGAAGAGCGTCCTCGCGGCCGCCGGTGCCACGATGGCCAACGTGGCCCAGGCCACGGTCCTCCTGGACTCCATCGCGGACTTCGGCGCCATGAACGAGGTCTACGGCGAGTTCTTCTCTGCGCCGTACCCCGCCCGCGCCGCCTTCGAGGTCGCCGCGCTGCCCAAGGGCGCCAAGGTCGAGATCGAGGTCGTCGCGTACCTGTAG
- the hydA gene encoding dihydropyrimidinase, producing MVIIQNGALVCPDGMRYGDVALEGGHIARMAAAVEPTEADEVYDASGCWVFPGFIDAHTHMQCWTGMDWTADSFETGTRAAACGGTTTIVDYATADRGVTMPDGLAEWHRRADGTCTANYAFHMALAEWNERNRADLKVMRDAGVASFKAYLAYDHLKLEDSELLELMEALKPLGATLCVHCENGSIIDAMQKRVVARGITGPEGHPLSRPVEAEADAVSRFLYLAHLAGDARVNVVHLSTKMGLDAIRAAKARGQKNIFVETCPQYLLLDDTCYLERGADGFAGAKYVMSPPPRKPSDRAALREAVLTGEIDTIATDHCSFNLHGQKDRGRGDFRKIPNGGPGVEHRPALIATSFAGELGPTDLCRLMSEMPAKVFGMWPQKGQLAEGADADVCVWDPTAEWTINAATQHQNVDHTTYEGFECCGRAHLTFVNGVLAAQDGEPTGAQPGQYVAR from the coding sequence ATGGTCATCATTCAAAACGGGGCGCTCGTCTGCCCTGACGGCATGCGCTACGGCGACGTCGCGCTCGAGGGGGGCCACATCGCGCGCATGGCCGCTGCGGTCGAGCCCACGGAGGCGGACGAGGTCTACGATGCCTCGGGCTGTTGGGTGTTCCCGGGTTTCATCGACGCCCACACGCACATGCAGTGCTGGACCGGCATGGACTGGACGGCCGACAGCTTCGAGACGGGCACGCGCGCCGCTGCCTGCGGCGGCACCACGACGATCGTGGACTACGCCACGGCCGACCGTGGCGTGACCATGCCCGACGGCCTCGCCGAGTGGCACCGCCGCGCCGATGGCACCTGCACGGCCAACTACGCCTTTCACATGGCGCTCGCCGAGTGGAACGAGCGCAACCGCGCCGACCTCAAGGTCATGCGCGACGCCGGCGTGGCGAGCTTCAAGGCGTACCTGGCTTACGACCACCTGAAGCTCGAGGACTCCGAGCTCCTCGAGCTCATGGAGGCCCTGAAGCCGCTGGGCGCCACCCTGTGCGTGCACTGCGAGAACGGCAGCATCATCGACGCTATGCAGAAGCGCGTGGTGGCCCGGGGCATCACCGGTCCCGAGGGCCATCCCCTGAGCCGCCCCGTCGAGGCCGAGGCCGACGCCGTCTCGCGCTTTCTCTACCTCGCCCATCTCGCGGGAGACGCGCGCGTGAACGTGGTGCACCTCTCCACCAAGATGGGCCTCGACGCCATCCGCGCGGCCAAGGCGCGCGGCCAGAAGAACATCTTCGTGGAGACCTGCCCGCAGTACCTGCTGCTCGACGACACCTGCTACCTCGAGAGGGGCGCCGATGGCTTCGCGGGCGCCAAATACGTGATGAGCCCCCCTCCGCGCAAGCCCTCCGACCGCGCGGCCCTGCGTGAGGCCGTGCTCACGGGCGAGATCGACACGATCGCGACCGACCACTGCAGCTTCAACCTGCACGGCCAGAAGGATCGCGGCAGGGGCGACTTCAGGAAGATCCCCAACGGTGGCCCCGGCGTCGAGCACCGGCCCGCGCTTATCGCCACGAGCTTCGCCGGTGAGCTTGGCCCCACCGACCTGTGCCGCCTCATGAGCGAGATGCCCGCCAAGGTCTTCGGCATGTGGCCCCAGAAGGGCCAGCTGGCCGAGGGCGCGGACGCCGACGTGTGCGTGTGGGACCCCACCGCCGAGTGGACCATCAACGCGGCCACGCAGCATCAGAACGTGGATCACACGACCTACGAGGGCTTCGAGTGCTGCGGGCGCGCGCACCTCACGTTCGTGAACGGCGTGCTTGCGGCCCAAGACGGCGAGCCCACCGGCGCCCAGCCCGGCCAGTACGTGGCAAGATAG
- a CDS encoding NTP transferase domain-containing protein — protein MRPYVRTYLVDDKGERAFGSGPAELLRRIREHGSLRAAAQSMGMAYTKALALVKNAEAAVGHPLTTRVVGGAGGGGSTPTPEADALLEAYERWTSVVEATAAVRYASAFAGLDDLSRDDASKEARRTVGVAVLAAGHATRFGADKLVEPLLGEPVLARTLGCVPSALPLVVTSVSSEVDELARGRGADVARPGGPDQSDSTRALAAYALEAGWDACLFVPGDQPLVEPASVRSLLGASRANPDACVRLAWRGRAGSPILFPARVLPRLEALTGDVGGRAALGDAVARMSVEATWPWELWDVDTPSDLERIREVMEAGLGRA, from the coding sequence ATGAGACCGTATGTGAGGACATACCTCGTCGACGACAAGGGGGAGCGCGCCTTTGGCTCCGGCCCCGCTGAGCTTCTGCGCCGCATACGCGAGCACGGGAGCCTGCGTGCCGCTGCCCAGTCGATGGGTATGGCCTACACCAAGGCCCTCGCGCTCGTGAAGAACGCTGAGGCCGCCGTCGGCCACCCGCTCACCACGCGCGTCGTGGGAGGGGCGGGCGGCGGCGGCTCCACGCCCACGCCCGAGGCGGACGCGCTCCTGGAGGCCTACGAGCGGTGGACCTCCGTCGTGGAGGCCACGGCCGCCGTGCGCTACGCCTCCGCGTTCGCGGGGCTGGACGACCTGTCTCGCGACGATGCCTCGAAGGAGGCGCGGCGCACCGTGGGCGTGGCGGTCCTTGCGGCCGGTCACGCCACGCGCTTTGGCGCGGACAAGCTCGTGGAGCCCCTTCTTGGCGAGCCCGTGCTCGCCCGTACGCTCGGTTGCGTGCCCAGCGCGTTGCCCCTGGTCGTGACCTCTGTCTCGTCCGAGGTCGACGAGCTCGCTCGCGGGCGCGGCGCGGACGTCGCGCGCCCGGGCGGGCCCGATCAATCGGACTCCACGCGCGCCTTGGCCGCCTATGCGCTCGAGGCAGGCTGGGACGCCTGCCTGTTCGTGCCCGGCGATCAGCCGCTCGTCGAGCCTGCCAGCGTGCGCTCGCTGCTTGGTGCCTCCCGTGCGAACCCGGACGCCTGCGTGCGCCTTGCGTGGCGCGGGCGCGCGGGCTCTCCCATCCTCTTTCCGGCGCGGGTTCTGCCTCGGCTCGAGGCGCTCACGGGCGACGTGGGCGGACGGGCGGCCCTGGGAGACGCCGTGGCGCGCATGAGCGTCGAGGCGACGTGGCCCTGGGAGCTCTGGGACGTTGACACGCCTTCGGACCTGGAGCGCATTCGCGAGGTTATGGAGGCTGGCCTCGGGCGTGCCTGA
- the arcC gene encoding carbamate kinase — translation MSRRIVVALGGNALGKNLPEQMKAVQVTSKAIADLIERGNEVIVVHGNGPQVGMIANAMTELTRSDPEKYIPCPLSVCGAMSQGYIGYDLQNALREEMERRSIDHGVATVLTQVEVDPEDPAFKEPTKPIGSFMTKEEADVLTRERGYEFMHDAKQGYRRVVASPLPQRIVELDTITSLVAADHVVIACGGGGIPVYRTEGTHLKGAAAVIDKDFAAELLAESLDADYLVILTAVEKVAIRFGAPDQEWLSELAPERAHELAAAGEFGKGSMEPKVLAASKFAESKPGRSALITLLEKAADGLAGKTGTVVRAEEA, via the coding sequence ATGAGTAGAAGAATCGTGGTTGCACTGGGTGGCAACGCGCTGGGCAAGAACCTACCCGAGCAGATGAAGGCCGTCCAGGTGACCTCCAAGGCCATCGCCGACCTGATCGAGCGGGGCAACGAGGTCATCGTCGTGCACGGCAACGGCCCGCAGGTGGGCATGATCGCCAACGCCATGACCGAGCTCACCCGCTCGGACCCCGAGAAGTACATCCCGTGCCCGCTTTCGGTCTGCGGTGCCATGAGCCAGGGCTACATCGGCTACGACCTGCAGAACGCCCTGCGCGAGGAGATGGAGCGCCGCAGCATCGACCACGGCGTGGCCACGGTCCTCACGCAGGTCGAGGTCGATCCCGAAGACCCCGCGTTCAAGGAGCCGACCAAGCCCATCGGCTCGTTCATGACCAAGGAAGAGGCCGACGTTCTGACCCGCGAGCGCGGCTACGAGTTCATGCACGACGCCAAGCAGGGCTATCGTCGCGTCGTGGCGTCGCCCCTGCCCCAGCGCATCGTCGAGCTCGACACGATCACCTCGCTCGTGGCGGCCGATCACGTGGTCATCGCCTGCGGGGGCGGCGGCATCCCGGTCTATCGCACCGAGGGAACCCACCTCAAGGGCGCTGCGGCCGTTATCGACAAGGACTTCGCGGCCGAGCTTCTCGCCGAGTCGCTTGATGCCGACTACCTCGTGATCCTCACCGCCGTCGAGAAGGTCGCCATCCGCTTTGGCGCCCCCGACCAGGAGTGGCTCTCCGAGCTCGCCCCCGAGCGCGCCCACGAGCTCGCCGCCGCAGGCGAGTTCGGCAAGGGCTCTATGGAGCCCAAGGTCCTCGCCGCTTCCAAGTTCGCCGAGTCCAAGCCCGGGCGCTCCGCGCTCATCACCCTACTCGAGAAGGCCGCCGACGGCCTGGCGGGCAAGACGGGCACGGTCGTGCGTGCCGAAGAGGCATAA
- the ygeW gene encoding knotted carbamoyltransferase YgeW, which translates to MSKFRTYLDQLSGLDFSNMYENDFLHTWDKTTDELRALYAVANALRDLRERNISTRIFDSGLAVSLFRDNSTRTRFSFSSGTNLLGMQLQDLDEGKSQIAHGETVRETATMISFMSDVIGIRDDKYIGAGDAYMKEVSESVAQAYADGVLDHRPTLVSLQSDSDHPTQSSADLLYLINEFGGLENLRGKKVAVTWAYSPSYGKPLSCPQSLISLLPRFGMNVTLAHPEGYDLMPELVEKAKVYSTESGATFAQTNSMAEAFEGADIVIPKSWASYAAMERRTKLYAQGDDAGINALEQELLAQNATHQDWCSTQELMATTAKGDDTIFMHPLPADISGVSCEHGEVMADVFDLHRDGMYKEASYKPYAIAAMVFLQKAKDPAATLAALEGAAKPRWHQA; encoded by the coding sequence ATGAGCAAGTTCCGCACCTATCTTGACCAGCTTTCTGGCCTTGACTTCTCGAACATGTACGAGAACGACTTCCTGCACACGTGGGACAAGACCACCGACGAGCTCCGCGCCCTCTACGCCGTGGCCAACGCCCTGCGCGACCTGCGCGAGCGCAACATCTCCACACGCATCTTCGACTCGGGCCTCGCGGTGTCACTGTTCCGTGACAACTCCACGCGCACGCGCTTCTCGTTCTCCTCGGGCACCAACCTCTTGGGCATGCAGCTCCAGGACCTCGACGAGGGCAAGTCCCAAATCGCCCACGGCGAGACCGTCCGCGAGACCGCCACGATGATCAGCTTCATGTCCGACGTCATCGGCATCCGCGACGACAAGTACATCGGTGCCGGCGACGCGTACATGAAGGAGGTCTCCGAGTCCGTCGCGCAGGCCTACGCCGACGGCGTGCTCGACCACCGTCCCACGCTGGTCTCCCTGCAGTCTGACTCCGACCACCCCACGCAGTCCTCGGCCGACCTGCTCTACCTCATCAACGAGTTCGGCGGCCTCGAGAACCTGCGCGGCAAGAAGGTTGCCGTGACCTGGGCCTACTCCCCCTCCTACGGCAAGCCCCTGTCCTGCCCGCAGTCGCTCATCTCGCTGCTTCCCCGCTTTGGCATGAACGTGACGCTCGCGCACCCCGAGGGCTACGACCTCATGCCCGAGCTCGTCGAGAAGGCCAAGGTCTACTCGACCGAGTCCGGCGCCACCTTCGCGCAGACCAACTCGATGGCCGAGGCCTTCGAGGGCGCTGACATCGTGATTCCTAAGAGCTGGGCCTCATATGCCGCCATGGAGCGTCGTACCAAGCTCTACGCCCAGGGCGACGACGCCGGCATCAACGCGCTCGAGCAGGAGCTTCTCGCCCAGAACGCCACGCACCAGGACTGGTGCTCCACGCAGGAGCTCATGGCCACGACCGCCAAGGGCGACGACACCATCTTCATGCACCCGCTGCCCGCCGACATCTCCGGCGTCTCCTGCGAGCACGGCGAGGTCATGGCCGACGTCTTCGACCTGCACCGCGACGGCATGTACAAGGAGGCCTCCTACAAGCCGTACGCCATCGCGGCCATGGTCTTCCTGCAGAAGGCCAAGGACCCCGCGGCCACGCTCGCTGCCCTCGAGGGGGCTGCGAAGCCTCGCTGGCACCAGGCATAA